One genomic window of Eggerthella timonensis includes the following:
- a CDS encoding FAD-dependent oxidoreductase, translating to MDTEPLQSVDVAIVGAGVAGATAARALARWRLSAVVLEAGNDVACGATRANSGIVHAGHDPLPGTLKARFNVEGSRLFPQWADELGFSYVRNGSLVLAFSDEERASVRRLVARAAENGVEGVRELDAADVRALEPQVSPLVRGGLVAETGAICDPYEVALFSAEQAALHGTAFRFNERVVSVERLSAASATSARYLLVTSSGARYAARAVVNAAGVFADELNNMVSARRLHITARRGEYCLYDSEYGPLFSHTVFQAPSSAGKGVLVTPTVHGNLLVGPNAVEQASKTDLSTSAEGLRFVLESARKTWPDASARGMIANFAGLRASNADGDDFVIGEPDDAPGFFNIACFDSPGLTSAPAVAEHVARAVAEQLGAEPNGAFRARRERCAPFADLDEAARARAIEADPRWGHVVCRCCEVTEAELAAALHGPLPVLSLDALKWRTRAMMGRCHGGFCSPEIARIVARETGVAPDALDKRLAGSPVVAKARPDYAQLACADAHAAARAQASTGAGDTYDVAVVGGGAAGIAAAQAAASRGARVLLLDREEKLGGILKQCVHNGFGLHRFGVELTGPEYAQREIDALAAEGAVDVLAGASVTSVDPGRPDDGAGSPLTVHAVDARGAHAYRARSVVLATGSRERGLGALNMAGSRPSGVFSAGSAQNFMNLQGCLPGCRAVILGSGDIGLIMARRLASQGAEVVGVHELMPHPSGLRRNVVQCLDDFGIPLHLSSTVTRLEGEGRLSAVYVSQVDPETIQVIPGTEQRIPCDTLLLSVGLVPENEVAKSAGVSLDPVTGGARVDNRLAADVPGVFACGNALHVHDLVDHASQEGERAGAAAAAYAKRRVAGCEDGAEPVDASGDGIPVMAGDGVRYVVPQAVDAAMRPDEKLMLSLRVTRTVSEPRFIVEGIDAAGRVRELKRAKTMIAVPAEMVLVILPAGAVAGCSAVRVRVEGRDAAAAPANEAHIAGGGAD from the coding sequence ATGGATACCGAACCTCTACAGAGCGTCGACGTTGCGATCGTGGGAGCCGGCGTCGCCGGTGCGACGGCGGCGCGCGCATTGGCGCGATGGCGCCTGTCCGCCGTGGTGCTCGAAGCGGGCAACGACGTGGCGTGCGGGGCGACCCGCGCGAACTCCGGCATCGTGCACGCAGGGCACGACCCGCTGCCCGGAACGCTCAAGGCCCGCTTCAATGTGGAAGGCTCGCGGCTGTTCCCGCAATGGGCCGACGAGCTGGGATTCTCCTACGTGCGCAACGGCTCGCTCGTGCTCGCGTTCTCCGACGAGGAGCGGGCCTCCGTGCGCCGGCTCGTGGCGCGTGCGGCCGAGAACGGCGTGGAGGGCGTGCGCGAGCTGGACGCGGCCGACGTGCGGGCGCTCGAGCCGCAGGTGAGCCCGCTCGTGCGCGGCGGCCTCGTGGCTGAGACGGGCGCCATCTGCGACCCGTACGAGGTTGCGCTCTTCTCGGCCGAGCAGGCTGCGCTGCACGGCACGGCGTTCCGCTTCAACGAGCGCGTCGTGTCCGTCGAGCGGCTCTCGGCCGCATCGGCGACGTCCGCGCGCTACCTTTTGGTCACGTCTTCGGGCGCGCGCTACGCGGCGCGCGCGGTGGTGAACGCCGCCGGCGTGTTCGCCGACGAGCTGAACAACATGGTGAGCGCGCGCCGTCTGCACATCACGGCACGGCGCGGCGAGTACTGCCTGTACGATTCCGAGTACGGACCGCTGTTCTCCCATACGGTGTTCCAAGCGCCGTCGTCGGCGGGCAAGGGCGTGCTGGTGACGCCGACCGTGCACGGCAACCTGCTCGTGGGGCCGAACGCGGTGGAGCAGGCGAGCAAGACCGATCTGTCGACGAGCGCGGAGGGCCTGCGGTTCGTGCTGGAATCCGCGAGGAAGACATGGCCCGACGCCAGCGCGCGCGGCATGATCGCGAACTTCGCAGGGCTGCGCGCTTCGAATGCCGACGGCGACGACTTCGTCATCGGCGAGCCGGACGACGCGCCCGGGTTCTTCAACATCGCCTGCTTCGATTCGCCGGGGCTCACCTCGGCGCCTGCCGTGGCCGAGCATGTGGCGCGCGCGGTGGCGGAGCAGCTGGGGGCCGAGCCCAACGGGGCGTTCCGGGCGCGCCGCGAGCGCTGCGCGCCGTTCGCCGATCTCGACGAGGCCGCCCGCGCCCGCGCCATCGAGGCCGATCCGCGCTGGGGGCACGTCGTGTGCCGCTGCTGCGAGGTGACCGAGGCCGAGCTTGCAGCCGCGCTGCACGGGCCGCTGCCGGTGCTGTCGCTCGACGCGCTCAAATGGCGCACGCGCGCGATGATGGGCCGCTGCCACGGCGGGTTCTGCTCGCCGGAGATCGCGCGCATCGTTGCGCGCGAGACGGGCGTCGCTCCCGACGCGCTGGACAAGCGCCTGGCGGGCTCGCCGGTGGTGGCGAAGGCGCGCCCCGACTACGCGCAGCTGGCCTGCGCCGACGCCCACGCCGCTGCGCGCGCACAGGCTTCGACGGGCGCGGGCGACACGTACGACGTGGCGGTGGTGGGCGGCGGAGCCGCCGGCATCGCCGCAGCCCAGGCGGCCGCGAGCCGAGGCGCGCGCGTGCTTCTGCTCGACCGCGAGGAGAAGCTGGGCGGCATCCTCAAGCAGTGCGTGCACAACGGTTTCGGGCTGCACCGCTTCGGCGTGGAGCTGACGGGCCCGGAGTACGCGCAGCGCGAGATCGACGCGCTTGCAGCCGAAGGCGCGGTGGACGTGCTGGCGGGGGCCAGCGTGACGTCCGTCGATCCGGGACGCCCGGACGACGGCGCGGGCTCGCCGCTCACGGTGCACGCGGTGGACGCGCGCGGCGCGCACGCGTATCGGGCGCGCTCCGTGGTGCTGGCCACCGGTTCGCGCGAACGCGGGCTCGGCGCGCTCAACATGGCGGGCTCCCGCCCGTCGGGCGTGTTCTCGGCGGGCAGCGCGCAGAACTTCATGAACCTCCAAGGATGCCTGCCGGGGTGCCGCGCGGTCATCCTCGGCTCCGGCGACATCGGGCTCATCATGGCGCGCCGTCTGGCGTCCCAAGGCGCCGAGGTCGTCGGCGTGCACGAGCTCATGCCGCATCCGTCGGGACTGCGCCGCAACGTGGTGCAGTGCCTCGACGACTTCGGCATCCCGCTGCACCTCAGCTCGACGGTGACGCGCCTGGAAGGGGAGGGGCGCCTGAGCGCGGTGTACGTGTCGCAGGTGGATCCCGAGACGATCCAGGTGATCCCCGGCACCGAGCAGCGCATCCCCTGCGACACGCTGCTGCTGTCGGTGGGCCTCGTGCCCGAAAACGAGGTGGCGAAGTCGGCCGGGGTGTCGCTCGACCCCGTCACGGGCGGCGCGCGCGTGGACAACCGTCTGGCCGCCGACGTGCCTGGCGTGTTCGCCTGCGGCAACGCGCTGCACGTGCACGACCTGGTGGACCATGCCTCGCAGGAGGGCGAGCGCGCCGGCGCCGCGGCGGCGGCCTACGCGAAGCGTCGGGTTGCGGGCTGCGAAGACGGCGCCGAGCCGGTCGATGCGTCCGGAGACGGCATCCCCGTGATGGCGGGCGACGGCGTGCGCTACGTGGTGCCGCAGGCCGTGGACGCTGCCATGCGGCCCGACGAGAAGCTCATGCTGTCGCTGCGCGTGACGCGCACCGTGAGCGAACCGCGCTTCATCGTGGAGGGCATCGACGCCGCAGGGCGCGTGCGCGAGCTCAAGCGCGCGAAGACGATGATCGCCGTGCCTGCCGAGATGGTGCTCGTCATCCTGCCCGCCGGCGCCGTGGCGGGCTGTTCGGCCGTGCGCGTGCGCGTGGAGGGCCGCGACGCGGCCGCGGCGCCCGCAAACGAGGCGCACATCGCAGGGGGAGGGGCCGACTGA
- a CDS encoding DUF1667 domain-containing protein produces the protein MQFATDIVAFTCICCPLGCRVEVALDEDGRVADVSGYTCKRGADYAAQEAVAPERMVTAVLCVSGCLEPVSVKTERPVPKAAMRDVLAAIAVLDLSAPVAAGDVLIEDVCGTGVAVVATKSVC, from the coding sequence ATGCAATTCGCCACCGACATCGTCGCCTTCACGTGCATCTGCTGCCCGCTGGGCTGCCGCGTGGAGGTGGCGCTCGACGAGGACGGCCGGGTTGCCGACGTCTCGGGCTACACGTGCAAGCGCGGCGCGGATTATGCGGCTCAGGAGGCCGTGGCGCCCGAGCGCATGGTGACGGCCGTGCTGTGCGTGTCCGGCTGCCTGGAGCCCGTCAGCGTGAAGACCGAGCGCCCGGTGCCGAAGGCCGCCATGCGCGACGTGCTGGCCGCCATCGCCGTGCTCGACCTCTCCGCGCCCGTCGCTGCCGGCGACGTGCTCATAGAGGACGTATGCGGCACCGGCGTGGCCGTCGTCGCCACGAAGAGCGTATGCTGA
- a CDS encoding DEAD/DEAH box helicase, protein MKQFNELGLSDQALQAVARLGYEAPTPVQEQAIPLALEGRDLIAAAKTGTGKTAAFSLPSLDRLGHAKGGQGPLMLVVTPTRELAQQIGEVCTAIAASTHHRILTVVGGLSYTPQINKLKHGVDILIATPGRLVDLMEQGAVRLGDVEVLVLDEADRMLDMGFWPAMKKIIGATPSSRQTLLFSATIDASIKNSVGKLLHDPAFVEIAHKGETADTVDQYVVHVAQTLKPALLKALLAEKGAERVIVFARTRSRADSTCRRLKRAGYTVEAIHSDRSQAQRRRALDNFASGKTGVLVATDVLARGIDVEEVDYVVNFDLPTQPEDYVHRIGRTGRAGAAGFAVSFVSPETADALRDIEKLIKRPIPVTEVASFDAEQAAEEAAGKAARADARRDPEIKQAAKEMAARERKKAKAREQNQADAAGSGKRPLAKKKPSGGQGGQGGRPQGPQGKKPNAPQGGAPKKRGGSDLRPGRTHRAAVAQQRGKRSR, encoded by the coding sequence ATGAAGCAATTCAACGAACTCGGCCTGTCCGACCAGGCTCTGCAAGCCGTCGCGCGCCTGGGCTACGAAGCGCCCACGCCCGTCCAGGAGCAGGCCATCCCGCTGGCGCTCGAAGGGCGCGACCTCATCGCCGCCGCCAAGACCGGCACCGGCAAGACCGCGGCCTTCTCGCTGCCCTCGCTCGACCGCCTCGGGCACGCCAAGGGCGGCCAGGGCCCGCTCATGCTCGTGGTCACGCCCACGCGCGAGCTGGCCCAGCAGATCGGCGAGGTGTGCACGGCCATCGCCGCGTCCACGCACCACCGCATCCTCACCGTGGTAGGCGGGCTGTCCTACACCCCGCAGATCAACAAGCTGAAGCACGGCGTGGACATCCTCATCGCCACGCCGGGACGCCTCGTCGACCTCATGGAGCAGGGCGCTGTGCGCCTCGGCGACGTGGAGGTGCTCGTGCTCGACGAGGCCGACCGCATGCTCGACATGGGCTTCTGGCCGGCTATGAAGAAGATCATCGGCGCCACGCCCTCATCGCGCCAGACGCTGCTGTTCTCGGCCACCATCGACGCGTCCATCAAGAACAGCGTTGGCAAGCTGCTGCACGACCCGGCGTTCGTCGAGATCGCGCACAAGGGCGAGACGGCCGACACCGTGGACCAGTACGTCGTCCACGTGGCGCAGACGCTCAAGCCGGCGCTGCTCAAGGCGCTGCTGGCCGAGAAGGGCGCCGAGCGCGTCATCGTGTTCGCCCGCACGCGCAGCCGCGCCGATTCCACCTGCCGCCGCCTCAAGCGCGCCGGCTACACCGTGGAGGCCATCCACTCCGACCGCAGCCAGGCGCAGCGCCGCCGGGCGCTCGACAACTTCGCCAGCGGCAAGACCGGCGTGCTCGTGGCCACCGACGTGCTGGCGCGCGGCATCGACGTGGAGGAGGTGGACTATGTCGTGAACTTCGACCTGCCCACCCAGCCCGAAGACTACGTGCACCGCATCGGCCGCACGGGCCGCGCGGGCGCCGCGGGCTTCGCCGTGTCGTTCGTGAGCCCCGAGACCGCCGACGCGCTGCGCGACATCGAGAAGCTCATCAAGCGCCCCATCCCCGTCACGGAGGTGGCCTCGTTCGACGCCGAACAGGCCGCCGAGGAAGCCGCCGGCAAAGCCGCGCGCGCCGATGCGCGCCGCGACCCCGAGATCAAGCAGGCCGCCAAGGAAATGGCCGCGCGCGAGCGCAAGAAGGCCAAGGCCCGCGAGCAGAACCAGGCCGACGCCGCCGGGTCGGGCAAGCGTCCGCTCGCGAAGAAGAAGCCGTCGGGCGGCCAAGGCGGACAGGGCGGTCGTCCGCAAGGCCCGCAGGGCAAGAAGCCGAACGCCCCGCAGGGCGGCGCGCCGAAGAAGCGCGGCGGCTCGGACCTGCGCCCCGGCCGCACCCATCGCGCCGCCGTCGCCCAGCAGAGGGGCAAGCGCAGCAGGTAG
- a CDS encoding FAD-dependent oxidoreductase — MDRKCFLKTSLIAAAATVASVAGAGQAFASPAQQDDETEGFDEIVDVVVVGSGLAGTVAAVTAAETGSTTLLLEKMDQLGGTSRVSGLNFACTGSDEQAAEGIEDDPESLYQDMRKVAEDYGDPELARIVASKSAEFYRFLTERGVVFKQFKNGGGHSVKRILWAGGGRFLLDPLLAHAKQNLPDALETRTRCKVDDLIMRDGRVVGVTARESYSFRYESPEKDDTENAGGQARRIGARKGVVFATGGYARDKDLLRAESAILAQADSMTNPGATSGTLKMLASHGAQAVNLSLFRLSYPIPTEDVCWGMLVNPDGERFVNELGSRNDLGVIILKEMLDHDGRPPLLMYDSVGIELFRDKQRLEMSLAGRNFKNGSMYAFDTVEEVAEHFGYEPSVLSAAVDRYNRMFDEGADEDFGKDMAALNGAALKQPPFYAMNLIPNNNYTPGGVRIDTSARVLDAYGSPIDGLYAAGEATGGVHGAQRLTACSCPDCGAFGMIAGEEAAKRSPVEL, encoded by the coding sequence ATGGACAGGAAATGCTTTCTGAAAACCAGCCTGATCGCAGCAGCCGCCACCGTCGCGTCGGTCGCCGGCGCGGGCCAGGCTTTCGCATCGCCCGCGCAGCAGGACGACGAGACCGAGGGCTTCGATGAAATCGTCGACGTCGTGGTCGTGGGAAGCGGCCTCGCAGGCACGGTTGCCGCAGTCACCGCTGCGGAAACCGGCAGCACGACCCTGCTGCTGGAGAAGATGGACCAGCTCGGCGGAACCTCGCGCGTCAGCGGGCTGAACTTCGCCTGCACGGGAAGCGACGAGCAGGCCGCCGAGGGCATCGAAGACGACCCCGAATCGCTCTACCAGGACATGAGGAAGGTTGCCGAAGACTACGGCGATCCCGAACTCGCCCGCATCGTCGCTTCGAAGTCGGCGGAATTCTACCGATTCCTCACCGAGCGCGGCGTCGTCTTCAAGCAGTTCAAGAACGGCGGCGGCCACAGCGTCAAGCGCATACTGTGGGCGGGAGGCGGACGCTTCCTCCTCGATCCTCTGCTCGCCCACGCCAAGCAGAACCTCCCCGACGCCCTCGAGACGAGAACGCGCTGCAAGGTGGACGACCTCATCATGCGCGACGGTCGCGTCGTCGGGGTGACCGCGCGGGAGAGCTACTCGTTTCGCTACGAATCGCCGGAGAAGGACGATACCGAGAATGCGGGCGGGCAAGCGCGTCGCATCGGAGCACGAAAAGGCGTGGTGTTCGCGACAGGCGGCTACGCGCGCGACAAAGACCTGCTGCGCGCCGAAAGCGCCATCCTCGCCCAAGCGGATTCCATGACCAACCCCGGCGCGACCTCGGGGACGTTGAAGATGCTCGCGTCGCACGGCGCGCAAGCGGTGAACCTATCGCTGTTCAGGCTCTCCTATCCCATCCCCACCGAGGACGTGTGCTGGGGCATGCTCGTGAACCCCGACGGCGAGCGCTTCGTCAACGAGCTGGGAAGCCGAAACGATCTCGGCGTCATCATCTTGAAGGAGATGCTGGACCACGACGGAAGGCCTCCGCTGCTCATGTACGACTCCGTGGGCATCGAGTTGTTCCGCGACAAGCAGCGCCTCGAGATGTCTCTTGCCGGGAGGAACTTCAAGAACGGCAGCATGTACGCGTTCGACACCGTCGAGGAGGTCGCCGAGCACTTCGGCTACGAGCCTTCGGTGCTTTCCGCGGCCGTCGACCGCTACAACCGGATGTTCGACGAGGGAGCCGACGAAGACTTCGGCAAGGACATGGCCGCCTTGAACGGAGCCGCCCTCAAGCAGCCGCCGTTCTACGCCATGAACCTGATCCCGAACAACAACTACACGCCCGGCGGAGTGCGCATCGACACGTCGGCGCGCGTGCTCGACGCGTACGGCAGCCCCATCGACGGCCTGTACGCCGCCGGCGAAGCCACGGGAGGCGTGCACGGGGCGCAGCGCCTCACCGCCTGCTCGTGCCCCGATTGCGGCGCGTTCGGCATGATCGCCGGCGAGGAGGCGGCGAAGCGGAGCCCCGTCGAGCTGTAA
- a CDS encoding cytochrome c3 family protein yields the protein MRRVLAGLVVVSLAAGALCLGCASSQNVEGSAPASQKELAAAWPLSNEQHAKSNMKCTACHDEEDPTQGVGAVPTETCLSCHGSYEKVAERTAAIGDEINPHDNFHYDMQLDCTTCHKSHGESVNLCLSCHDADLWMNDIP from the coding sequence GTGAGAAGAGTACTAGCAGGCTTGGTCGTCGTTTCGCTTGCGGCGGGAGCGCTCTGCCTCGGGTGCGCGAGCAGCCAAAACGTCGAGGGTTCCGCCCCTGCGAGCCAAAAGGAGCTCGCGGCCGCCTGGCCGCTCAGCAACGAACAGCACGCCAAGAGCAACATGAAATGCACGGCCTGCCACGACGAAGAGGATCCGACCCAAGGCGTCGGCGCGGTGCCCACCGAGACATGCCTTTCATGCCATGGCAGTTACGAGAAGGTCGCCGAAAGAACGGCGGCCATCGGCGACGAGATCAATCCGCACGACAATTTCCACTACGACATGCAGCTCGATTGCACCACCTGCCACAAAAGCCACGGCGAGTCCGTCAACCTCTGTCTGAGCTGCCACGACGCGGATCTCTGGATGAACGACATCCCGTAG
- a CDS encoding helix-turn-helix domain-containing protein gives MTQRQMLGSRIRTLREGQSLTQGQLAAMIGNNTKQYISALEKGDKNATIDVLCRIAKALDVSVRDLIDF, from the coding sequence ATGACACAGAGACAGATGCTCGGCAGCAGGATCCGCACGCTGCGCGAGGGGCAGAGCCTGACGCAAGGTCAGTTGGCCGCCATGATCGGCAACAATACCAAGCAGTACATCTCAGCCCTGGAAAAAGGCGACAAGAACGCCACCATCGACGTGCTGTGCCGAATCGCGAAGGCTCTGGACGTGAGCGTGCGCGACCTCATCGACTTCTGA
- a CDS encoding glycosyltransferase, protein MNTDENTIRPLAAESGPTPLELAIADDQGELAAAEPETEAEPEPEPVKPTVIVMHASVGSGHRSAAYAVAQAFELMRDARADDGEGEGSAEGAQTPIPDDLDIEVIDVLDYGRIVFDGNNAASLFTGATRPIYDLTWRFTLTGRLLWGGGSIWSHLMYSKFTDYVREKRPLAVVCTHITAANVAVAARMLTGQHYPIVCVPTDYETEGLWPHRAADLFCVANESMAETLRPRKVPEESILITGIPTRDDFRRTYDRASTREQLKLPQDRRVVLALAGAYLPRPYVHFRTALDKLLPYLHGFDDTLHFVFVAGSDADYARHLRQECADLGLANATVLDYVDDMAALMAASDLVICKSGGLTVTECLCAQVPMILLGKAYGQEKVNVQMLTSLGAAMHVTTARELLDTLRHVARNPESAHAMLINGSFLRHPDAAEDIAKATLRLIAEPKNPDDPRYRKHFLHFYWGKKPAHIR, encoded by the coding sequence ATGAACACCGACGAGAACACCATACGCCCGCTCGCAGCGGAAAGCGGCCCTACCCCCCTCGAGCTGGCGATCGCCGACGACCAGGGCGAGCTCGCAGCCGCCGAGCCCGAAACCGAAGCCGAACCGGAGCCCGAGCCTGTCAAGCCCACCGTCATCGTGATGCACGCGTCTGTCGGCTCCGGCCACCGCAGCGCCGCCTACGCGGTGGCGCAGGCCTTCGAGCTCATGCGCGACGCGCGGGCCGACGACGGCGAAGGCGAGGGCTCCGCCGAAGGCGCGCAGACCCCCATTCCGGACGACCTCGACATCGAGGTGATCGACGTGCTGGACTACGGGCGCATCGTGTTCGACGGCAACAACGCCGCTTCGCTGTTCACCGGCGCCACACGCCCCATCTACGACCTCACCTGGCGTTTCACGCTCACCGGGCGCCTGTTGTGGGGAGGCGGCTCCATCTGGTCGCACCTCATGTACTCCAAGTTCACCGACTACGTGCGCGAGAAGCGGCCCCTGGCCGTCGTATGCACGCACATCACCGCCGCCAACGTGGCCGTGGCGGCGCGCATGCTGACCGGGCAGCACTACCCTATCGTGTGCGTCCCCACCGACTACGAGACCGAGGGCCTCTGGCCGCACCGCGCCGCCGACCTGTTCTGCGTCGCCAACGAGTCGATGGCCGAGACGCTGCGCCCGCGCAAGGTGCCCGAGGAGAGCATCCTCATCACCGGCATCCCCACGCGCGACGACTTCCGCCGCACCTACGACCGCGCCTCCACGCGCGAGCAGCTGAAGCTGCCGCAGGACCGCCGCGTCGTGCTGGCGCTGGCCGGGGCCTACCTGCCACGGCCCTACGTGCACTTCCGCACCGCGCTCGACAAGCTGCTGCCCTACCTGCACGGCTTCGACGACACGCTGCACTTCGTATTCGTTGCGGGAAGCGATGCCGACTACGCGCGCCACCTGCGCCAGGAGTGCGCCGATCTGGGGCTGGCCAACGCCACCGTGCTCGACTACGTCGACGACATGGCGGCGCTCATGGCGGCCAGCGACCTCGTCATCTGCAAGTCGGGCGGGCTCACGGTCACCGAGTGCCTGTGCGCCCAGGTGCCCATGATCCTGCTGGGCAAGGCCTACGGCCAGGAGAAGGTGAACGTGCAGATGCTCACCTCGCTCGGCGCCGCCATGCACGTGACCACCGCGCGCGAGCTGCTCGACACGCTGCGCCACGTGGCGCGCAACCCCGAGAGCGCCCACGCCATGCTGATCAACGGCAGCTTCCTGCGCCACCCCGACGCGGCCGAGGACATCGCGAAGGCCACGTTGCGCCTGATCGCCGAGCCGAAGAACCCCGACGACCCCCGCTACCGCAAGCACTTCCTGCACTTCTACTGGGGAAAGAAGCCCGCCCACATCCGCTAG
- a CDS encoding LysR family transcriptional regulator yields MNIKQIQYFAAVVEQGSLSAAAKSRHVTVQAISKSMADLESEVRCDLFVRNNQGMRPTSFAQTLYEQAVPVLVQFSELETFAARYRQADERIDRLRLALNTPPFLGNEVVRENTAALVQAQVGVETSMALATGEDGLVGLWSRAFDVLVTVGTFDHPDVECRPVGTVPSAVIMGKGHPLAMKGELTLADVEPYPVAASSWFDASNDSIASKYRAKKTNLRFVDLDLAGIEQHFKSGGVILTTGIPALEKTHGMTAVRPFAPQDSVTVPICAVYLKERKKAIEDLLQGLFSVGLSFFGL; encoded by the coding sequence TTGAATATCAAACAGATTCAATACTTCGCCGCAGTGGTCGAGCAAGGCAGCCTTTCCGCCGCCGCCAAGAGCCGGCACGTGACCGTGCAGGCGATCTCGAAGAGCATGGCCGACCTCGAATCAGAGGTGCGATGCGATCTGTTCGTGCGCAACAACCAGGGCATGAGGCCCACCTCGTTCGCTCAGACGCTATACGAGCAAGCCGTCCCCGTGCTGGTCCAGTTCTCCGAGCTCGAGACGTTCGCCGCCCGCTACCGGCAGGCGGACGAGAGGATCGACCGGCTGCGCCTGGCGCTGAACACGCCGCCGTTCTTGGGCAACGAGGTGGTGCGCGAGAACACGGCCGCGCTCGTGCAGGCGCAGGTGGGCGTCGAGACCTCCATGGCGCTGGCCACGGGCGAAGACGGGCTCGTCGGGCTCTGGTCGCGCGCGTTCGACGTGTTGGTGACGGTCGGCACGTTCGATCATCCCGACGTTGAATGCCGCCCGGTGGGCACCGTCCCATCGGCGGTCATCATGGGTAAGGGCCATCCGCTGGCCATGAAGGGGGAGCTGACGCTGGCCGACGTCGAGCCCTACCCGGTGGCCGCCTCCAGCTGGTTCGATGCATCGAACGACAGCATCGCCTCGAAGTACCGTGCGAAGAAGACGAACCTCCGCTTCGTGGATTTGGACCTGGCGGGCATCGAGCAGCACTTCAAAAGCGGCGGCGTCATCCTCACCACGGGCATTCCGGCGCTCGAGAAGACGCATGGGATGACGGCCGTGCGCCCGTTCGCGCCGCAGGACTCGGTGACGGTGCCCATCTGCGCCGTCTACCTCAAGGAGCGCAAGAAGGCGATCGAGGACCTTCTGCAAGGGCTCTTCTCGGTCGGGCTATCCTTCTTCGGCCTGTAG
- a CDS encoding EamA family transporter, translated as MQKNTLKYSTIVFLGGASYGVMAATVKSAFAEGFAWAQTAASQAFFGALLFAVALVALAAFGKRPVPLSPKRVFALLGLGLTTCTTCVLYNFALTMLPVSVAITLLFQFTWIGIVFQVIATRRRPHPAELGAAAIILAGTLLASGLFSSTVGDLNPLGIACALLSAVSCATFMFLSARVGCDVPPIERGLVVCLGACILGFAVCPDYFASGALETGIWKYGLILGVFGLFVPVVLFGIGTPHLSAGLSTIMASSELPCGIAVSVLILSEPVDAFQVAGIVVIMLGVVVSQLPNLVPRRSATLQAEEG; from the coding sequence ATGCAGAAGAACACCTTGAAATACTCGACCATCGTCTTTCTCGGCGGCGCCAGCTACGGCGTGATGGCCGCCACGGTGAAGTCCGCGTTCGCCGAGGGGTTCGCCTGGGCGCAAACCGCCGCCAGCCAGGCGTTTTTCGGCGCTCTTCTGTTCGCCGTCGCGCTGGTCGCGCTCGCCGCGTTCGGCAAGCGCCCCGTGCCGCTGTCGCCCAAGCGCGTTTTCGCCCTGCTCGGCCTCGGCCTCACCACGTGCACCACCTGCGTGCTGTACAACTTCGCCCTCACGATGCTGCCCGTGTCGGTGGCCATAACGCTGCTGTTCCAATTCACCTGGATCGGCATCGTCTTCCAGGTGATCGCCACCCGGCGCAGGCCGCATCCCGCCGAGCTCGGCGCTGCGGCCATCATCCTCGCCGGCACGCTCTTGGCAAGCGGCCTGTTCTCGTCCACGGTGGGCGACCTCAATCCGCTCGGCATCGCCTGCGCGCTGCTGTCGGCCGTCAGCTGCGCGACGTTCATGTTCCTGTCCGCCCGCGTCGGATGCGACGTGCCGCCCATCGAGCGCGGCCTCGTCGTGTGCCTGGGCGCGTGCATCCTCGGGTTCGCCGTATGCCCCGACTACTTCGCCAGCGGCGCACTCGAGACGGGCATCTGGAAGTACGGGCTGATCCTCGGCGTGTTCGGGCTGTTCGTGCCCGTGGTGCTGTTCGGCATCGGAACGCCGCACCTCTCGGCGGGGCTGTCCACCATCATGGCGTCCTCCGAGCTTCCCTGCGGCATCGCCGTCTCGGTGCTCATCCTGTCCGAGCCCGTGGATGCGTTCCAAGTGGCCGGCATCGTCGTCATCATGCTGGGGGTGGTGGTGTCGCAGCTTCCCAACCTCGTGCCCCGGCGCAGCGCGACCCTACAGGCCGAAGAAGGATAG